The following are encoded in a window of Panicum virgatum strain AP13 chromosome 5N, P.virgatum_v5, whole genome shotgun sequence genomic DNA:
- the LOC120673410 gene encoding RNA polymerase II subunit 5-mediating protein homolog isoform X2 — MAAPRKGTATPLGAVFSPEETKRAVARVSESIADRRAELGRLQGFVADNAALVSLGNRLPDELSHDIMVPFGGAAFFPGRLIHTNELLVLLGEGYYAERSAKQTTDILRRRGVELEAQVEAMKATISDLEAEAKFFESTAVEASEGLVEIREEYDEDTESNSSKDASVASGGRSDKDKEHARIMARLDELEMEEREAGSTSEEEDDGGAGTSVDGEENEESGNALSDGNEHQSSSFGTSFSRNGGDGDDDEDDEGAGTSEDDEENEESGNVLNDRSHGNIQITNSEVRVRKAVSFEDDKHVVGSSKSPSLPLDPSYPAPGLKGSSNPPPSPERKIISSGRQAFTGSIVERDDNLLPIQPPGSSSLAKPGTSASSRPMSRFKMQMQMQKGER; from the exons ATGGCTGCGCCGAGAAAGGGGACGGCGACGCCGCTGGGAGCCGTATTCTCGCCGGAGGAGACCAAGAGGGCCGTGGCGAGGGTGTCCGAGTCCATCGCGgaccgccgcgccgagctcggGCGCCTCCAGGGCTTCGTGGCCGACAACGCCGCCCTCGTGTCCCTCGGCAACAGGCTTCCCGATGAACTCTCACACGACATCATG GTTCCCTTTGGTGGCGCCGCATTTTTTCCAGGTCGTTTAATCCACACTAATGAACTCTTG GTACTTCTAGGAGAAGGGTACTATGCTGAAAGGTCTGCTAAGCAGACAACTGATATTTTGCGTAGGAGGGGGGTGGAGTTGGAAGCTCAAGTGGAAGCGATGAAGGCAACTATCTCTGACCTAGAAGCTGAGGCAAAATTCTTTGAGTCAACTGCCGTCGAGGCTTCT GAGGGTCTAGTGGAAATCAGGGAAGAGTATGATGAAGACACAGAGAGTAATTCATCAAAAG ATGCTTCAGTTGCTAGCGGGGGCAGGTCAGATAAAGATAAGGAACATGCTCGGATAATGGCAAGGTTAGATGAACTAGAAATGGAAGAAAGGGAAGCTGGAAGTActtctgaagaagaagatgatggggGCGCTGGAACAAGTGTGGATGGTGAGGAAAATGAGGAATCTGGAAATGCTTTAAGTGATGGCAATGAGCACCAGAGTTCCAGTTTTGGCACTTCATTTTCTAGAAACGGTGGTGATGGTgacgatgatgaagatgatgagggTGCTGGAACAAGTGAGgatgatgaggaaaatgaggaaTCTGGAAATGTTTTAAATGATAGGAGTCATGGGAATATCCAG ATAACAAATTCTGAAGTCCGGGTTCGTAAAG CTGTTTCTTTTGAAGATGACAAACATGTAGTTGGTTCGTCAAAGTCTCCTTCCTTGCCACTGGATCCATCTTACCCTGCTCCAGGGTTGAAG GGTTCTTCAAACCCACCTCCATCTCCTGAGCGAAAGATAATATCAAGTGGGCGACAG GCCTTTACAGGATCCATTGTTGAACGTGATGACAATCTTTTACCCATTCAACCTCCAGGCAGTAGTTCTTTGGCGAAA CCTGGTACCTCTGCTTCTTCAAGGCCCATGTCTAGATTCAAGATGCAGATGCAGATGCAGAAAGGAGAGCGGTGA
- the LOC120673410 gene encoding unconventional prefoldin RPB5 interactor-like isoform X1 has translation MAAPRKGTATPLGAVFSPEETKRAVARVSESIADRRAELGRLQGFVADNAALVSLGNRLPDELSHDIMVPFGGAAFFPGRLIHTNELLVLLGEGYYAERSAKQTTDILRRRGVELEAQVEAMKATISDLEAEAKFFESTAVEASEGLVEIREEYDEDTESNSSKDASVASGGRSDKDKEHARIMARLDELEMEEREAGSTSEEEDDGGAGTSVDGEENEESGNALSDGNEHQSSSFGTSFSRNGGDGDDDEDDEGAGTSEDDEENEESGNVLNDRSHGNIQLKSALKKPGGISQSHTPSAHTSHPITNSEVRVRKAVSFEDDKHVVGSSKSPSLPLDPSYPAPGLKGSSNPPPSPERKIISSGRQAFTGSIVERDDNLLPIQPPGSSSLAKPGTSASSRPMSRFKMQMQMQKGER, from the exons ATGGCTGCGCCGAGAAAGGGGACGGCGACGCCGCTGGGAGCCGTATTCTCGCCGGAGGAGACCAAGAGGGCCGTGGCGAGGGTGTCCGAGTCCATCGCGgaccgccgcgccgagctcggGCGCCTCCAGGGCTTCGTGGCCGACAACGCCGCCCTCGTGTCCCTCGGCAACAGGCTTCCCGATGAACTCTCACACGACATCATG GTTCCCTTTGGTGGCGCCGCATTTTTTCCAGGTCGTTTAATCCACACTAATGAACTCTTG GTACTTCTAGGAGAAGGGTACTATGCTGAAAGGTCTGCTAAGCAGACAACTGATATTTTGCGTAGGAGGGGGGTGGAGTTGGAAGCTCAAGTGGAAGCGATGAAGGCAACTATCTCTGACCTAGAAGCTGAGGCAAAATTCTTTGAGTCAACTGCCGTCGAGGCTTCT GAGGGTCTAGTGGAAATCAGGGAAGAGTATGATGAAGACACAGAGAGTAATTCATCAAAAG ATGCTTCAGTTGCTAGCGGGGGCAGGTCAGATAAAGATAAGGAACATGCTCGGATAATGGCAAGGTTAGATGAACTAGAAATGGAAGAAAGGGAAGCTGGAAGTActtctgaagaagaagatgatggggGCGCTGGAACAAGTGTGGATGGTGAGGAAAATGAGGAATCTGGAAATGCTTTAAGTGATGGCAATGAGCACCAGAGTTCCAGTTTTGGCACTTCATTTTCTAGAAACGGTGGTGATGGTgacgatgatgaagatgatgagggTGCTGGAACAAGTGAGgatgatgaggaaaatgaggaaTCTGGAAATGTTTTAAATGATAGGAGTCATGGGAATATCCAG CTGAAGAGTGCACTAAAGAAGCCTGGAGGCATTTCCCAATCCCATACACCATCTGCCCACACATCTCATCCA ATAACAAATTCTGAAGTCCGGGTTCGTAAAG CTGTTTCTTTTGAAGATGACAAACATGTAGTTGGTTCGTCAAAGTCTCCTTCCTTGCCACTGGATCCATCTTACCCTGCTCCAGGGTTGAAG GGTTCTTCAAACCCACCTCCATCTCCTGAGCGAAAGATAATATCAAGTGGGCGACAG GCCTTTACAGGATCCATTGTTGAACGTGATGACAATCTTTTACCCATTCAACCTCCAGGCAGTAGTTCTTTGGCGAAA CCTGGTACCTCTGCTTCTTCAAGGCCCATGTCTAGATTCAAGATGCAGATGCAGATGCAGAAAGGAGAGCGGTGA
- the LOC120673410 gene encoding mitotic apparatus protein p62-like isoform X3 encodes MNSWRGVELEAQVEAMKATISDLEAEAKFFESTAVEASEGLVEIREEYDEDTESNSSKDASVASGGRSDKDKEHARIMARLDELEMEEREAGSTSEEEDDGGAGTSVDGEENEESGNALSDGNEHQSSSFGTSFSRNGGDGDDDEDDEGAGTSEDDEENEESGNVLNDRSHGNIQLKSALKKPGGISQSHTPSAHTSHPITNSEVRVRKAVSFEDDKHVVGSSKSPSLPLDPSYPAPGLKGSSNPPPSPERKIISSGRQAFTGSIVERDDNLLPIQPPGSSSLAKPGTSASSRPMSRFKMQMQMQKGER; translated from the exons ATGAACTCTTG GAGGGGGGTGGAGTTGGAAGCTCAAGTGGAAGCGATGAAGGCAACTATCTCTGACCTAGAAGCTGAGGCAAAATTCTTTGAGTCAACTGCCGTCGAGGCTTCT GAGGGTCTAGTGGAAATCAGGGAAGAGTATGATGAAGACACAGAGAGTAATTCATCAAAAG ATGCTTCAGTTGCTAGCGGGGGCAGGTCAGATAAAGATAAGGAACATGCTCGGATAATGGCAAGGTTAGATGAACTAGAAATGGAAGAAAGGGAAGCTGGAAGTActtctgaagaagaagatgatggggGCGCTGGAACAAGTGTGGATGGTGAGGAAAATGAGGAATCTGGAAATGCTTTAAGTGATGGCAATGAGCACCAGAGTTCCAGTTTTGGCACTTCATTTTCTAGAAACGGTGGTGATGGTgacgatgatgaagatgatgagggTGCTGGAACAAGTGAGgatgatgaggaaaatgaggaaTCTGGAAATGTTTTAAATGATAGGAGTCATGGGAATATCCAG CTGAAGAGTGCACTAAAGAAGCCTGGAGGCATTTCCCAATCCCATACACCATCTGCCCACACATCTCATCCA ATAACAAATTCTGAAGTCCGGGTTCGTAAAG CTGTTTCTTTTGAAGATGACAAACATGTAGTTGGTTCGTCAAAGTCTCCTTCCTTGCCACTGGATCCATCTTACCCTGCTCCAGGGTTGAAG GGTTCTTCAAACCCACCTCCATCTCCTGAGCGAAAGATAATATCAAGTGGGCGACAG GCCTTTACAGGATCCATTGTTGAACGTGATGACAATCTTTTACCCATTCAACCTCCAGGCAGTAGTTCTTTGGCGAAA CCTGGTACCTCTGCTTCTTCAAGGCCCATGTCTAGATTCAAGATGCAGATGCAGATGCAGAAAGGAGAGCGGTGA
- the LOC120673411 gene encoding protein LAX PANICLE 2-like, producing the protein MVPTTRNMLHHDGKSSRKPCYHPVQYCVGIAAQLEASAAAARQDNRKPSRSPRLAMADDDEPAAAAGTSSRGGAGARDDGDWLQLGLAAAASSSSASSSGDNNSTDPAPPPMELDLFTYDKRNARMRPPMFPLPLRSYQTYGRGRYRPAAASGSLSAPSLPFMPPFRTSGDAMRVISPPRRTEAAAGLWLKLQAAPNQVREPILPQIPKSYLRIKDSNMKVEMVMKYLAEKLGLSQSHQQKVELTCRGQLLPPSLLVKHVRDSIWCATAPREAETPLVELTASRRSPAAAATDHVMTLCYSTTRNSKLELNL; encoded by the exons atggtccCAACAACTAGGAACATGTTGCACCATGACGGCAAGAGCAGCAGAAAGCCGTGCTACCACCCCGTCCAGTACTGCGTCGGCATCGCCGCCCAATTGGAggcatcggcggcggccgcgcggcaaGACAACCGCAAGCCGTCAAGATCCCCACGGCTCGCCatggccgacgacgacgagccagCCGCAGCGGCCGGCACGAGCTcccggggcggcgccggcgcaagAGACGACGGAGACTGGCTCCAGctaggcctcgccgccgcggcgtcgtcgtcctccgcctcctcctccggcgacaACAACAGTACGGATCCGGCCCCGCCTCCTATGGAGCTGGACTTGTTCACCTACGACAAGCGAAACGCGAGGATGAGGCCGCCGATGTTCCCGCTGCCCCTTAGGAGCTACCAGACGTACGGGCGCGGACGGtatcgaccggcggcggcgagcgggtccTTGTCGGCGCCGTCCTTGCCGTTTATGCCTCCGTTCAGGACCTCCGGCGATGCCATGAGAGTCATTAGCCCGCCGCGACGAACGGAGGCGGCCGCCGGGCTGTGGCTGAAACTTCAAGCAGCTCCCAACCA AGTTAGAGAGCCTATTTTGCCGCAGATACCAAAGAGCTACTTAAGAATCAA GGACAGCAACATGAAGGTGGAGATGGTGATGAAGTACTTGGCCGAGAAGCTAGGGCTCTCACAATCTCATCAGCAGAAG GTGGAGCTGACATGCAGAGggcagcttcttcctccctccttgcTGGTGAAACACGTGAGAGATAGCATCTGGTGCGCGACGGCGCCGAGGGAAGCAGAGACGCCACTTGTCGAGCTGACGGCTTCACGGCGCTCCCCGGCAGCGGCAGCTACTGACCATGTCATGACACTCTGTTACAGCACAACTAGGAACAGCAAGCTAGAACtcaatctgtaa